The following nucleotide sequence is from Cetobacterium somerae ATCC BAA-474.
ATTTCTTCAAAAGTTTTATCAAAAATATTTTCAATTTTTTCTGTTGGTTTAACTATAATTTTTTTCTCTTTTTTTTCTATTCCAGTTTTTATAGTTTTTATTAAATATTCAAGGGTACTTATATCTTGCCTAACCTCTTTGTAAGCCCATAAAAGTCCTTTTATAAGGTCATTTTCTTCAAATATTTTCAATAATTTTTCAATGTTGTTAACAGTTAATAATTTTGCTAAAAATCTATTTTTTATTCCTTTTTTGATAACTTTATCTAATTTTTCAGATATTTCAACTTCAATTTTTTCAACTTCTTTTATCTCTTCTTTTCTACTACTCCATGTAAATTTTAAATGAGTTACCTTTTTTCCAGTTTTTAATTTCTCTAAACATAAATCATTAAAATATTTTGGAAGCTCATCCATAATAGGCTTTAGTACTCTATCATTAAAATTTGATGTTGTATATTTACTTGGAACACCTAGTATTTCTCTTAATATTTGGACCTCATATTTCACATTTTTTTTGCTCTCCCATTGTTTTAACAATTTAAACATATTTTTTGAATAAACACTTTTTAAACTCACAAAATCTACTAAGTCAAACTTTGTAAATGTTCCTATA
It contains:
- a CDS encoding replication initiation protein; this encodes MGKEIIKYHNDMNKVSFAGFKEKELDLFFSICQKMKDKGTNEIVFSFSDLRKLSQYSNRSIERFYSDLDRVYKKMLELNLKYEDEKEIRRFVLFSRYIIKKDEQIIIIKASEDFEYILNKLIGTFTKFDLVDFVSLKSVYSKNMFKLLKQWESKKNVKYEVQILREILGVPSKYTTSNFNDRVLKPIMDELPKYFNDLCLEKLKTGKKVTHLKFTWSSRKEEIKEVEKIEVEISEKLDKVIKKGIKNRFLAKLLTVNNIEKLLKIFEENDLIKGLLWAYKEVRQDISTLEYLIKTIKTGIEKKEKKIIVKPTEKIENIFDKTFEE